One window of Globicephala melas chromosome 2, mGloMel1.2, whole genome shotgun sequence genomic DNA carries:
- the ZNF839 gene encoding zinc finger protein 839 isoform X1, whose translation MADAEPEAEDGSEDGGGGGGRRAPAGQRGSAARVAPLGPEQLRRVLEQVTKAQPPAKPPPPPFVLQDAARRLRDAAQQAALQRGPGAEPPRPRRLLPPQQLEAICVKVTSGGTKGQEKPMPALATIQPKTARPSQPLGRHCSALGLSVTSSQLLGAQPLLSTGPQPRFLSHSPQPPVQVFVQRPLLALRPDPVKRVLASEALSGQGTTLSPLSASDPPAGTSVSSSPANLFISNSQTKCTKKLKKSLKVKTRSGRISRPPKYKAKDYKFIKTEDLAGGHPSDSDDYSELSVEEDEDHSGRQALFDLSSCSLRPKTFKCQTCEKSYIGKGGLARHFKLNPGHGHLELETLLSKKANGSMILGPTEGRTTSLASRELSTPALLSEEGACSARGGLQNGQSVDVEEALVSEPKNGSFSALLGSERHPGPRRSGYSVALPEPSAAVLEQSGAVGPQVGVGAACAQGPARSRARLLEFLHQCDREDLVELALPLLAQVVTVSEFLLMKVEKGHLAKPFFPAVYKEFEELHKMVKKMCQDYLHSSGPCSLEINNSKVAESLGITEEFLRKKEIHTDCTPPKRSSREDHPEDLEGAGPQKRENETAEDRLASVKRTRRETVPQDTTEYSADGGGLQRLASCAPAASAGFAPGVNGGASHLPEESPTMPVSELDSSTAQAGPQLKAFADSAAGSGSADPALLFREARGLGVYTQLGEPGSLAQDQVAASSGEKAQEHSSEQDAGDGQGSRALCGTSMALLPGRPGNAEAGSLREVRGSHLSSPRSGPGEVLLLEAAAPPQEKAWSVDVVPAGYAYGTTSEPGPQPSQGGLLGPEGGLTGHAGDLDPSPCGTETHADRRELEGITAVREAMAFENASGGPTLPSQRQEQIFIQTSDGRILSHPGSIVSGEGDIVIVTDTEGPALQPGPPEGVPLETMETEPSHEMEAEPQS comes from the exons ATGGCGGACGCGGAGCCTGAGGCTGAGGACGGCAGTGAggatggcggcggcggcggcggccgccggGCTCCCGCAGGCCAGAGAGGCAGCGCCGCGCGCGTGGCCCCGCTGGGCCCCGAGCAGCTGCGGCGGGTCCTGGAGCAGGTGACGAAGGCGCAGCCACCCGCgaagccgccgccgccgcccttcGTGCTGCAGGACGCGGCGCGGCGGCTGCGGGACGCGGCCCAGCAGGCCGCCCTGCAGCGGGGCCCCGGGGCCGAGCCCCCGCGCCCGCGGCGCCTGCTACCGCCGCAG CAATTGGAAGCCATCTGTGTCAAGGTTACATCTGGAGGGACGAAAGGTCAGGAAAAGCCGATGCCTGCACTGGCCACCATCCAGCCCAAGACAGCCAGGCCGAGCCAGCCGCTCGGGAGACACTGCAGCGCGCTGGGGCTCAGCGTCACCAGCTCGCAGCTGCTCGGGGCGCAGCCCCTCCTGAGCACCGGGCCACAGCCGCGTTTCCTGAGTCACTCACCTCAGCCTCCTGTTCAGGTGTTCGTCCAGAGGCCACTGCTCGCCCTCCGACCAGACCCTGTGAAGAGAGTCTTGGCCTCTGAGGCCCTGAGTGGACAAGGCACCACGTTGTCCCCTCTGTCAGCCTCTGACCCACCAGCAGGAACATCTGTTTCATCCAGTCcagcaaatttatttatttccaactCGCAAACAAAATGCACCAAGAaactaaaaaaatctttaaaagtgaAAACACGTTCTGGACGGATATCTCGACCTCCCAAGTATAAAGCTAAAgattataaattcataaaaacagaGGATTTGGCCGGTGGGCACCCCTCAGACTCTGACGACTATTCAGAACTGAGCGTGGAGGAAGATGAAGACCACAGCGGAAGGCAGGCGCTCTTTGATTTATCGAGCTGCTCTCTGAGGCCCAAAACTTTTAAGTGTCAGACCTGTGAAAAGTCATATATAGGAAAGGGGGGGCTCGCCCGGCACTTTAAGCTGAATCCAGGCCATGGCCACCTGGAGCTTGAGACGTTGCTGTCTAAGAAAGCCAATGGGAGCATGATCCTGGGCCCCACGGAGGGCAGGACCACCAGCCTGGCATCCCGGGAGCTGTCCACGCCAGCGCTTCTAAGTGAGGAAGGGGCCTGCTCAGCACGGGGTGGCCTGCAG AATGGTCAGTCTGTAGACGTTGAAGAGGCGCTGGTGTCTGAACCAAAAAATGGAAGTTTTTCAGCCCTTTTGGGATCAGAGAGACACCCCGGACCTAGAAGAAGCGGCTACTCCGTGGCCCTCCCAGAGCCCAGCGCAGCCGTCCTGGAGCAGAGTGGAGCGGTTGGCCCGCAGGTGGGCGTTGGGGCAGCGTGTGCACAGGGCCCGGCAAGGAGCAGAGCCAGGCTCCTGGAG TTTCTCCACCAGTGTGACCGGGAGGATCTAGTGGAGTTGGCTCTGCCTCTGCTGGCTCAGGTCGTGACCGTGTCTGAATTTCTTCTGATGAAG GTTGAAAAAGGTCATCTAGCAAAACCTTTCTTCCCAGCTGTGTACAAGGAATTTGAAGAGTTGCataaaatggttaagaaaatGTGTCAAGATTACCTCCATAGCTCTGGTCCCTGTTCTCTGGAAATAAACAACAGTAAG GTTGCCGAGTCCTTAGGAATCACAGAAGAattcctgaggaaaaaagaaatacacacggACTGCACTCCTCCCAAGCGCAGCAGCCGAGAGGACCACCCGGAGGACCTGGAGGGCGCTGGCCCGCAGAAGAGGGAGAATGAG ACCGCAGAGGACAGGCTGGCTTCGGTGAAAAGGACCAGAAGAGAAACTGTGCCCCAGGACACCACAGAGTATTCTGCCGACGGTGGAGGCCTGCAGAGGCTGGCCTCGTGTGCCCCAGCTGCCAGTGCGG GTTTTGCCCCTGGAGTGAATGGGGGAGCGTCTCACCTACCTGAAGAAAGTCCCACGATGCCGGTTTCTGAGCTCgacagcagcacagcacaggcaGGCCCGCAGCTGAAAGCATTTGCTGACTCAGCCGCTGGGAGTGGGTCTGCAGACCCTGCTCTCTTGTTTCGAGAAGCCCGTGGGCTGGGGGTTTATACTCAGTTAGGAGAACCAGGGTCTCTGGCCCAAGACCAGGTGGCAGCGTCCTCTGGGGAGAAGGCCCAGGAACACTCGTCAGAACAGGATGCTGGGGACGGCCAGGGAAGCCGGGCTCTCTGCGGCACCTCGATGGCCCTGCTGCCTGGCCGGCCTGGAAATGCAGAGGCGGGAAGCCTCCGCGAGGTGCGCGGCTCCCACCTGAGCAGCCCGCGGTCCGGCCCCGGCGAGGTCCTGCTTCTGGAGGCCGCGGCCCCGCCGCAGGAGAAAGCATGGTCCGTGGACGTCGTGCCAGCTGGCTATGCCTACGGCACCACGTCTGAGCCGGGGCCTCAACCCAGCCAGGGTGGATTGCTGGGTCCTGAAGGGGGCCTCACAGGCCACGCGGGGGACTTGGACCCGTCGCCCTGCGGGACCGAGACACATGCTGACCGGAGGGAGCTGGAGGGCATCACTGCCGTCAGGGAAGCCATGGCTTTCGAAAATGCCAGTGGGGGTCCCACGTTGCCATCCCAGCGACAGGAGCAGATATTTATCCAGACTTCTGATGGGCGTATCTTGTCCCATCCAGGCTCCATAGTGTCTGGGGAGGGGGACATTGTCATAGTGACCGACACAGAGGGGCCTGCCCTGCAGCCGGGGCCCCCGGAAGGAGTTCCTCTGGAAACCATGGAGACGGAGCCCTCTCATGAAATGGAGGCAGAACCGCAGTCCTAG